A genomic window from Cydia amplana chromosome 3, ilCydAmpl1.1, whole genome shotgun sequence includes:
- the LOC134662809 gene encoding CD151 antigen-like has translation MAEEKKKDGTELLSKKKKVKPRKSRDADCCSVNFLKCVLHIFNVVFLFAGVGVLCVGAWTVSSRHRYVPLLPSPTYPAIAYLLIAAGAAGLPLAALGCCGLKTENRTSLLCYTYFLLITFFLEAGAGALAYYYEVEVEPELQAGLNSTFVSNYALDTVVTDAVDRMQTEFKCCGAVDYKDWRRSIWHEYDPELLVPDSCCKTVTPRCGARDHPSNIYYTGCVRHFIIHIREHLIILAAVGVGMSVIPMFGFVFACVLYVKIKHVVD, from the exons ATGGCAGAAGAGAAGAAGAAAGACGGAACTGAACTCTTgagcaaaaagaaaaaagtcaAACCACGAAAATCCAGGGACGCAGACTGCTGTAGTGTaaattttctaaaatgtgttcTGCACATATTCAATGTGGTGTTTTTG TTTGCAGGCGTAGGCGTGCTATGTGTCGGCGCGTGGACGGTGTCGTCGCGACACCGCTACGTGCCGCTGCTGCCGTCGCCGACGTATCCCGCCATAGCGTATCTGCTGATCGCGGCCGGGGCCGCCGGCCTGCCGCTGGCCGCGCTCGGCTGCTGCGGCCTCAAGACTGAGAACAGAACCAGTTTACTCTGT TACACATACTTCCTGCTCATAACGTTCTTCCTGgaggcgggcgcgggcgcgctgGCGTACTACTACGAGGTGGAGGTGGAGCCCGAGCTGCAGGCGGGGCTCAACAGCACCTTCGTCAGCAACTACGCGCTCGACACGGTCGTCACGGACGCGGTGGATCGCATGCAGACTGAG TTTAAATGCTGCGGCGCAGTGGACTACAAAGACTGGCGGCGAAGCATATGGCACGAATATGACCCGGAGCTCCTAGTGCCGGACTCGTGCTGTAAGACGGTCACGCCGCGCTGCGGAGCCCGCGACCATCCCTCCAACATATACTACACG GGCTGCGTCCGGCACTTCATAATCCACATCCGCGAGCACCTGATCATCCTGGCGGCGGTGGGCGTGGGCATGTCCGTGATCCCCATGTTCGGGTTCGTGTTCGCGTGCGTGCTGTACGTCAAGATCAAGCACGTGGTCGACTGA
- the LOC134662544 gene encoding sorting nexin lst-4 → MAQVQALYDFTGEPGTTEMSITAGEVLTLLNTEIGEGWWEGQNAHGQTGLFPAAYVKKLDEPVSTQTKTAPAAPRYDQANDDWSDPNYQRNPSQEDGWDDDWDDDTYSEIGPSAQQQKQYSHQTPLAPLPGMPINEYNQNIDDTASTFSSTVGTVRKNKFAPSSKVSGESYLLATLNVEVPDSEKVYIVQNEEGYVWSPITQPYYVTVASPKKESKFKGIKSFIAYQLTPSFNNIQVSRRYKHFDWLHERLQEKFTLIPIPPLPDKQISGRYDEQLIERRRVQLQEFVDWMCKHPVLSKCEVWQHFLTCTDEKRWKAGKRQAEKDILIGLNYCISLVVPEKALLQSQVDQITEQSHTFFASMDSSVKFLTNMSVAQSKKFQTQYKIDCQKVGEAFYNLGNALSLDEGSVVSTSKLTSAIKLTGGAYIEIGRMYDEQPKYDWDPLGDKFHLYKGIVGSFPDALANHKGAVAKKRECEKLTAEHKMEVAQLNEVLRRTDVISYALLAEVNHFKAERTIDLKATMQKFLTQQITFYKKIVDKLENTLHQFDD, encoded by the coding sequence ATGGCCCAAGTACAAGCATTGTACGACTTCACTGGTGAACCAGGCACCACTGAGATGTCCATCACCGCAGGAGAAGTGCTGACACTGCTGAACACTGAAATCGGTGAAGGCTGGTGGGAAGGCCAAAATGCTCATGGTCAGACAGGCCTCTTTCCTGCCGCTTATGTGAAAAAGCTGGATGAGCCAGTATCCACACAAACTAAAACGGCTCCAGCTGCACCAAGGTATGACCAAGCAAATGATGACTGGAGTGACCCTAACTACCAACGCAACCCTTCACAAGAAGACGGTTGGGATGATGACTGGGATGACGATACATACTCTGAAATTGGTCCTAGTGCACAGCAACAGAAACAGTATAGCCATCAGACGCCCCTGGCGCCGCTTCCTGGCATGCCCATTAATGAGTACAATCAGAATATTGATGACACTGCATCTACCTTCAGCTCAACAGTAGGAACcgtaagaaaaaataaatttgctCCATCATCAAAAGTTAGTGGTGAAAGCTACCTCCTGGCCACCCTTAATGTGGAAGTGCCTGACTCAGAAAAGGTATACATAGTACAAAACGAAGAAGGATATGTGTGGTCTCCTATCACTCAACCGTACTATGTCACTGTGGCTTCTCCAAAAAAGGAGTCAAAATTCAAAGGAATAAAAAGTTTCATTGCATACCAATTAACTCCTTCATTTAACAATATTCAAGTGTCGAGAAGGTACAAACACTTTGACTGGCTTCATGAAAGATTGCAGGAGAAGTTCACACTCATCCCTATCCCCCCTCTGCCTGACAAGCAGATCTCTGGCAGGTACGATGAGCAGCTAATTGAGCGTAGAAGAGTACAGCTACAAGAGTTTGTAGACTGGATGTGCAAGCATCCTGTGCTCTCAAAATGTGAAGTCTGGCAACACTTCCTCACATGCACCGATGAGAAGCGCTGGAAGGCTGGCAAAAGACAGGCAGAGAAAGATATTTTGATAGGCCTTAATTATTGCATATCACTAGTCGTCCCAGAAAAAGCTTTGTTGCAGTCCCAAGTAGACCAGATAACAGAACAGTCCCACACTTTTTTCGCTAGTATGGATTCCTCTGTCAAATTTCTTACAAATATGAGTGTTGCACAAAGCAAAAAATTCCAGACGCAGTATAAGATTGACTGTCAGAAAGTGGGAGAAGCATTTTACAATTTGGGCAATGCGCTTAGTTTGGATGAAGGATCAGTAGTTTCCACCTCCAAACTGACATCTGCTATAAAATTGACAGGCGGAGCTTATATAGAGATTGGTAGAATGTACGATGAGCAACCTAAATATGATTGGGACCCATTAGGTGATAAATTCCACCTGTACAAAGGTATCGTCGGCAGCTTTCCCGATGCGTTAGCCAATCACAAGGGAGCGGTCGCAAAGAAACGTGAATGCGAAAAACTTACTGCAGAACACAAAATGGAAGTTGCGCAGCTTAATGAAGTATTAAGAAGGACTGATGTTATTTCATATGCGCTTCTTGCAGAGGTCAATCATTTTAAAGCGGAAAGGACAATAGACTTGAAGGCAACAATGCAAAAATTCTTAACACAACAAATCACATTTTACAAAAAGATTGTTGACAAGTTAGAGAACACTTTGCATCAGTTTGATGATTAG